The sequence ACGAAGTGGAGCATCTGTTGCCTTTGTCATGCCTTACATAAGACATACGAAATTTTCGGTGAGTTTTCGGTGAAAGTTTGtaagtgataaaaaatgttataatttCCCAAATAACGATCGTTATTTTCGTCATTAGAATGTTCGAATTTTCTCTCCTAAATATTTCCTTGAGACCGATTTAATCCGGAGGTTtagattttttccctcccaaTAACTTGGAAATTTTGTCTCAAGAACATTAACGTTAATTATTTAACAGGATTATTTTTGCAACATGGGCACAGTCGAGTTGAAACACTACATGAAAGCCCTTCTGACAGCCCTGCGAAAAGTTCACATGTTCAATATACTCCACAGAGATGTTAAACCCAGTAATTTCTTGTACGACAGAAGAAACCGAAGGTCTCGAACGAAGCGTAATTCAGTCttaaattgatatttcattttcTACATTGTCATTTCGTGCCTCAGGTATCTTCTCGTGGATTTTGGCTTGGCCCAAGAGTacaaagaggagaaaaaagtgGAGATGAACAAACCCCAGCCCATGGACAATTATTGCGTCAAGAGAAAGCGAACAGATGAGGTAAAATTCTGTGGCAATTGTCCTCTAGACTAATTTCATCGAAGGCTATAATAATTAGCACTATTTTATTGAGGAAACCCCTTCagcttttcaaatttatttataaaaaagtgCAGGCAATATTTTCACTCCgtcatttttttgcattttttttattacaagaGAAGAACattcgatgaaaatttattctcataaatttctgtaaaaagatggaaatatcttaaatttttttttgtagaataaaCGTGAGCTACTGGAGGAAACGCAGAAATCTGAAACCGAGAGTAGATGCTATTGTTTTGGAAAACCGAGGGTCTGTTCCCTGTGTTTAACTCGACCATCACAAATTGCATCTCGAGCTGGTACACCGGGATACAGAGCTCCTGAAGTTTTATTCAAATGTCCTCATCAAACTCCAGGTGAAGTGCCATTATCCATTTACATTGTCGGCCTGCAACTGTTGGCTTGCAATACGAGCAATCGATTTGGAATCTTCTAACGTAGCGAAATCGATCTAGtctcattaataaattattaacagAACGTAATTAATTCCAGCAATCGATATTTGGGCGGCTGGAGTGATAATGCTTTGTATTCTCAGTGCATCCCAGCCCTTTTTTCGTTCTCCAGATGACTGCACAGCTCTAGCTGAAATCACAGCTCTTTTCGGTACCGATAAAATGATCGCATGTGCACGTAAACTAGGTgattcatttgtttatttattgcaaattttagaaaatacaattgtttttatttttttactgcaatTAGTTAAATATCAATTATTGGTGTTAACGAgttaattcattattattcatcaCAGGAAAGAAATTACTATGCAGTGAGCAAGTTCCAGGTGCTGACATAGTATCTCTCTGCCAAAAACTACGAGCTCGTGTGGACCGTTTTCCAAACCGAAAGTATAGAATCAATTCTCCTAAGGTACTGAATCTCTGTCTTCCATTCCATGATATCCCCCCAacaattccattgaatttttattggaactcAAAAATGTTGTTGattttatgagaatttttcactgtaaactgttttatttctcatttttattttcaaccgGCCATAATTGTAAGGGAAAACCCTTCAAATTTGGGTGAGAACACTTATTTAATGTTCTAATAGAAGTTCGTTAAGCTCcgataattattcaatccataaatatttattagaaCATCTTCTGGAAAACGTGACAACtcggtaaaaataattaattctctttGCAGACCGTTCTAGAGGAGAATTATCCTCCCGAAGCGTTCGACCTGCTTCTGAAACTCCTGGAGGTCGACTACAAAACTCGAATCACCGCCGATGATGCCTTACAACATCCATTTCTCAGGGGATTATAAACTCAGAGCCTTTACAGCTCATTTATAAAATGATATTTATGGGACAATGAACCGCTCAgtacgatatattttttatgcaaAAATTCTTGTACAAagttataatattttatatacaaataaattcttcaagtacaataacaataaataaatttattgagttTCATAATATGAGATGGAGCTAAATGTGTCATTCCATCGTAAAATGTCATTATTAATTCTACCCTGGGTTTATTTAACAGTAAACAATGGTCtgagataattattatttttttaattatcagttGAACAACAGAACTGATGTATCAGAAACAAACGTCAGGTTTATCTCAAAAGAATTTTGagataaacaaatatttgagACTTTTTCCTCTAATATTCAATACTATAAAGGCAGTcacaaatattatttaaatattccatgaaaattataatttaatccCCAGAAATTAAATTCGTGACATTTTatctattaaattttccaagttttttctttcattttcttcatggaaagaatgaatgaataatttaaaaattgaaccgAGAAAGGTCGACAGAACTGATCTCAATCAAATACTTCATCAAGGAGTTCATTCCACGTTCTCCATCTCCGATGAATCCCCCTCTACCTCAGAACCCTCCTCCGGCTGTTTCTCAATGAGCTCCCACTTGGCAGCAGCCTCTAATGCCTCCTGTGCAATCTCCTTGACCTTAAGATTCTTGACATCCTCACTCTTTGTAATAGCCATTAATATTTCCATAATATCCGTGATGATAATTCTGGTAGCAATTTCCTTATTGCTCTTGATCATATTACTAACAATGACAACTCCTCTGTGCTGCACATCAGCATTAGGATTCCCCAGGAGAAACCTGAGTGACTCAACCCAATTATTCGAATCAAATACCTTATTACAAGCTTTAATACTGACAGAAGTCAGCATAGCAAGTGCCCCTGAAGCAGCCAAACTGGTATCAACATCCTCATCCTCACAAAGAATCACCAGAAACTTGATTCTGTCATTGTCTCCCTCGAAGTACTTGATAGCCTCATCACACATGACTAAATTATTAACGACCTGCGTTGCAGCCCTCTGGAGCATTTCATGCTGTTCATACATATAAGCCTCGATCTTGGGGAATCCCCCCTCCTTCAGAATGTGCCTCCTGACAGCATCACTGATTCCAGCGATGTTACAAAGTGCCATGAGTGCCTCAAAGTTCTCCAAGGCCGAGCAATCTTGATCCAAAAGATTCAAAAGTGGTCTGATAACTTCCATAACCCTCTGGCCAGGAAAAGCCACCTCAGGATTGATAGTAATTCCCAGTCGAGCGAGTGCCTGTGACGCCTGTTTCTTTCCCTTGTCAGTACCATCAAGGGCCAGAGGCAACAGTGCCTTCGCCCCTCCCTGTTGAACAACGATTCCCCTGACCTCCTGTTGACTGCACAGAGCGTTGAAAACCCTCGAAATCAACTCTCTGCTGTTCTGACTGTCAGTCTTCGCCAGGGCAACAAGAGCAGTGGTTACCCCAGCCTTTGCCAACAGTATCAACCTCTTATTGATGAAATCTGGATCATCGAGTTCGTGTTCCTCAGGAATATGTTGCTTTGCGAATTTAGCAAGCTCCACCATTTCAGGAATCATCTCCTGTTTGTCATAGGCATTGCAGAGATTGACGAGTGTTGTGACAACACCATAGAGTACAGACTTGTCACCAGTTTTTGCGACTTCAATCATCGCCTGCATTGCCTGCTGATCCTCCACAAGTTTCTCTTTCACTTCAGCATCAAAAGTCAAATAGGAGAGTCCCTCAACTGCCCACTTCCTCATATCCTTATCCTTTTTAGGACTAATGAGAAATCGTCTGCATGCCTCGGCTAATTTTTTCGTGGCCCCATCAGCAAAGGGTCTGATAGTGGCATCAGTACCTCCTGAAGATCCCAATTTACAGAGACCCACAAGTGCCCTCACTCTGATGGCATCGTCCTTCGATTGgtacaattttttcagaatatttaCACCCTGATTTATAATAGTCGTTGCTTTATCCTTTTTCGAAGCAGCAGCGATGATGCACTCGCAGGCGACCTTCTGCTGGAGTAAATCATCAGTATCAGCCATCACCAGAATCATCTGGAGGATACCATCTCTTGCGACAATGGAATTACCCACGTCCAATGGGCCCAGTAGAAGTGTTGTTATTGCCACTGTGACTCGTACCTTTGATTCAATATCTGGCGACAGTAGCATATCCTTTATGTACTCATCAATAGCTTCACCAAATTGTTGTTTCAACTGATCGTGCCACATGTTCTCGTAGATTCTAGCGAGACAAACACTAGTGACTGTTCTCGTGGATGATGTGATACTCATTGCTGACTCGTACTTGTACTCTTCGAGTTCACTGGCTACTTCCATCAGTCGTTGCAGCCCCCTGATCTCCACAAGCCTCTCCGCCCAGTTCAATGCTGTGTGATGAATATTCCGCATTATCAGCTCGATGACAGCATCCCTAGCTAGTCCTGACAGAGTTCTGTTTGTTGTGCTGAACACCAGACACGAGAGAATTGTGTCTATCTCAGTTTTATATTTCTCACAGAGTTCTTTGTCTGGCTTTGCCTCAGGCTTGTTCTCCAATCCACTGTAACTGTTGATGACAGTCTGCATGCAGTGCTGTGCAGCATTAACCCTCTCCTCGCAGTTGCTATTCATCATCTCGAGAAACCAGGGAACACCAATTTCCCTGATGATAACTGCTGTTCGTTCGATGTTGTGTTTGCACAGTTCGTCCACCACTCGCACTGCTGAGACGACAATTTCATCGTTTTTCCCCTCTAGTTTCAGCAGCTTCAGGATTCTCGCAATGACTCCCTCCTTGAACATACCCTCAGCACCAGCTGATTCACGCGCCAGCACCAGGAGATTGTTCATAGCAGTTTCTCGTTTCACTTTATCTGTTGTCATGTCGAAGGCCATTTCCAACATTTGGGAGACTTTAGCACTCGTTCGAGAATTTTGTTTGTGACGTTCCTGGACTATTTCGAAGAGTCTGGAGAGGATGGGCTGAACTGCCTTGTTCGAGGGATCTGCGTTGATGACGTATCTCGCATCTCTGTAGGCTTCCTCGTAACGATCTAGGGCCTCCAGGGCTTGGCATCTCCGGAAGAGGGCTTTTGGATCGTTAGGGCTTATCTTCAGGGCCTCGTCGCAGTCTTGAATAACGTTTTTGTAGGATTTTTGCTTCAGGTGGACTGCAGCCCGGTTCTTGTGGAGGACTGACCTCTCCGGGGTGTCTTCCGCAGTCAACTTTAGGGCTGACGTGTAATATTCCAAGGCTGCATCATAATTTCCCTTCTGGAATTCCGTGTTTCCTTTTTCCTTCAGCTCCAGAGGGGATTCAGTTGATTTTGTCATTCTGGTGTCCTGAGGAGGAAGttaacttttatttttattttttagtggtaaaacgagataggTCACTTTTGATTGTTGTCTaggttttgatgaatatctcagaatctgGGGGAGAtagcacaatttttattataacttTTCTTGTCGCGCAAGTTGAGCTTTACAATAAATGTTCTGACAAAAATTTcgatatctctcttagattcggagatactGCCGTAAAACTCGACTCAGAAATGAGTCAGTTCACCTCGTGTTAACAATTTATTACTGAATAATGATTTAACTAATTATAAACCGATAAAATTATGTTTGTCTCTCAATTGTACTATTTTGTATTTAGTAGGACAAAGATGGATGTGATATTGAAGTCCAGAGGCCTTAATTTAATTTGGCTGAGAGTAAATGAGATTAGGGAGAGTCGATATTAAGATTAAAGTAGGTCACATTAATTTGCGAAAAGCTCGAAAATGGCAGAGTgaaatcacaaaattttttcctaaTCCCAAAAATCCACTTACAGCTTTGAAACAAAATATACTTCAATCCAATCGCATCATTTGttcaatagaaattgataatgataattaagtCATCCAATCTCGTTTCCTCCACGTGAGTCCTGAATCAGATGAATCAGGACTCACATTCAGGTCAGCAAAAATATCTTTGAGAAGAAAACAAATCGAAGAATTTCCCCCTGAAGTTCTCGAGCTTTTGATGTTAAAAATCTACCCTTAGCCTCATCCCTTGTCAACGTATATCCTGATAGGACTTACCCTTTCGCTATGATAAATCGAAATCAGttctataaaattttctgTGACGAATCAGTGCTTCTTGAGTTGATATGACAATTTCACTGAGCACCTGCCCGCTCGTCGTTAGATTTAAAAGTATGAACGAAGATTCTGGATGGTGCTGGATGTGCCGGGGTTATTTTTGGCTGGAGCTTTCGAGATTCTCTTTTTGTGAGCTTGAAATGGTATTGAATGCCACAATACATATGAAGAGTTGAAAGTTTTTCGGTAAAAATAGAAAGGTACTTGACTATGAACAGTGACGTTTATTTTTGGCTATGTTGGGATCAACACCGACCCTAATGTTGAGATCATGGAGTTATCAAAGTATTCAGAAGATGGCATTGACGTCCCTTACCTGGTAACGTCCCCAACATTACCGACAGCAAGCCACCGACTGCTGTACCGACGTAACTACAACAGCGTCACGCAAAGACAAAGGAGATTCTTTTCCGAAATATGGACCTTAATTAATCAGCATCCCTGAGATTTAACATATAATTAAATGTCGTTGGCCACATTGCTACGAAATTTTGCCCCCCAATCTCTCCCCTAATCTTATGGAGAAGCTAACGAGACATTTCTAAGCTGAGTACAAcccaacccctagaaaattccataCATTTTTGGGAACACCAATCAGCAGTCGGCTACATACGAATTAGTTTTGGGGAGGAAAACTGGTGGAAAGAGCAAACACAACAGTGGATCCTAACCTCTAAATGACAATACAAGATATCACAT comes from Diachasmimorpha longicaudata isolate KC_UGA_2023 chromosome 12, iyDiaLong2, whole genome shotgun sequence and encodes:
- the LOC135168212 gene encoding cell division cycle 7-related protein kinase-like, whose amino-acid sequence is METDVVSNYWNVYHPGGVRGPEAEPYLEQKIAALIQELPVLGELFDIHWKIGEGTFSSVYLATLKESRSSGESKKFAVKHLIPTYPPARVERELQCLRNIGGADNVVGIEFCVRSGASVAFVMPYIRHTKFSDYFCNMGTVELKHYMKALLTALRKVHMFNILHRDVKPSNFLYDRRNRRYLLVDFGLAQEYKEEKKVEMNKPQPMDNYCVKRKRTDENKRELLEETQKSETESRCYCFGKPRVCSLCLTRPSQIASRAGTPGYRAPEVLFKCPHQTPAIDIWAAGVIMLCILSASQPFFRSPDDCTALAEITALFGTDKMIACARKLGKKLLCSEQVPGADIVSLCQKLRARVDRFPNRKYRINSPKTVLEENYPPEAFDLLLKLLEVDYKTRITADDALQHPFLRGL
- the Unc-45 gene encoding protein unc-45 homolog B codes for the protein MTKSTESPLELKEKGNTEFQKGNYDAALEYYTSALKLTAEDTPERSVLHKNRAAVHLKQKSYKNVIQDCDEALKISPNDPKALFRRCQALEALDRYEEAYRDARYVINADPSNKAVQPILSRLFEIVQERHKQNSRTSAKVSQMLEMAFDMTTDKVKRETAMNNLLVLARESAGAEGMFKEGVIARILKLLKLEGKNDEIVVSAVRVVDELCKHNIERTAVIIREIGVPWFLEMMNSNCEERVNAAQHCMQTVINSYSGLENKPEAKPDKELCEKYKTEIDTILSCLVFSTTNRTLSGLARDAVIELIMRNIHHTALNWAERLVEIRGLQRLMEVASELEEYKYESAMSITSSTRTVTSVCLARIYENMWHDQLKQQFGEAIDEYIKDMLLSPDIESKVRVTVAITTLLLGPLDVGNSIVARDGILQMILVMADTDDLLQQKVACECIIAAASKKDKATTIINQGVNILKKLYQSKDDAIRVRALVGLCKLGSSGGTDATIRPFADGATKKLAEACRRFLISPKKDKDMRKWAVEGLSYLTFDAEVKEKLVEDQQAMQAMIEVAKTGDKSVLYGVVTTLVNLCNAYDKQEMIPEMVELAKFAKQHIPEEHELDDPDFINKRLILLAKAGVTTALVALAKTDSQNSRELISRVFNALCSQQEVRGIVVQQGGAKALLPLALDGTDKGKKQASQALARLGITINPEVAFPGQRVMEVIRPLLNLLDQDCSALENFEALMALCNIAGISDAVRRHILKEGGFPKIEAYMYEQHEMLQRAATQVVNNLVMCDEAIKYFEGDNDRIKFLVILCEDEDVDTSLAASGALAMLTSVSIKACNKVFDSNNWVESLRFLLGNPNADVQHRGVVIVSNMIKSNKEIATRIIITDIMEILMAITKSEDVKNLKVKEIAQEALEAAAKWELIEKQPEEGSEVEGDSSEMENVE